CCGCCGTGTAACGGTAGACCATGGGCAGCAGCGAGTTGGAGTTGGTGGCGACGTAGCGGACCGAGAAGTCCTGCGACACGAAAGCCCAGGTCAGCAGGGCGAAGGCGCCGCCGACCAGCACCAGCTGGGCGTAGCTGGCCGGGCGGGCGACGGCCATCAGCCGGGCATCGCCGCGATGCGCGCCGGCCAGCGGCAGCAGCGCCTGCGCGGCGGCGACCAGCAATGCCAGGGCAAGGAGGACCTGGCCAAGTTCAGGCAGCATCGCTGCCTCCTGCGGCATGACAGGAAGCATGTGCCCCGCGGATGGGCGCCCCGGCCCGGGCCAGGGCCGTCACTGCTGTTCGTTCCCGGGCGCCGGCACCTGCACCTCGTGCTTCTGGTGCGCAACGCCCATCTTGTCGGCCACTTCCTTGGGCATGTAGGTCTCGTCGTGCTTGGCCAGCACGTTCTCGGCGACGAACACCTCGCCCTCCATGCGCCCGGTGGCGACCACCGCCTGGCCCTCGCGGAACAGGTCGGGGAGGATGCCGGTGTAGCGCACCGGCAGCTGCGCATCGCCGTCGGTGACGCGGAAGCTGGCCTCCATCGAACCGGCCGGGCGCGCGAACGAGCCCTTCTCGACCATGCCGCCGAGGCGGAAGCGGGCGCGCTCGCCGGCCTCGCCACGCAGCACTTCGGCCGGGGTGTAGAGGTAGGCGACATTGCGCTGCAGGGCCATGGCGACCAGGGCGGTGGCCAGGCCCGAGGCCAGCACCAGGACGAGCACCAGCAGCAGCCGGCGGCGGCGTTGCGGATTCATCGGGTCAACTCCACGTCCGTGGCGGGACGCCCGGACGGCTTGCGGTCGCGGCGCGCGCGCAGGCGGGCGGCGCGCAGCTGGCGCCGGACCTGCAGCCGCGGCGCGAGGAAATCCCACAGGAACACGGCGACGAACACGGCATACGCGCCGATCACGTAGGGCAGGTAGCTCATGGCTCGCCTCCGGCCAGCTTGCGCACCCAGTCCTTGCCGGACTCCCGGCGCAGGTTGTCGGCGCGGGCGCGCGCCAGCAGCGAACCGGCGAACCAGAACTTGGTGCCGATCACCATCCACCACAGCGGCGCCATCATGCTGGCGTCCATGCTGGACTGGCCGAACACGCGGATGGTCTGGCCCTGGTGCAGCGAGTCCCACCACTCGACCGAGTAGCGGATCACCGGCAGCAGCGCGACCCCGACGATGGCCAGCAGGCCGGCGGCACGGGCCGAGGCGCGGCGGTCGTCGCCGGCGTGGTAGAGGCCGATCACGCCCAGGTACAGGAACAGCAGGATCAGCTCGGTGGTCAGGCGCGGGTCCCAGTCCCACCAGGTGCCCCACATCGGCTTGCCCCAG
This genomic interval from Pseudoxanthomonas suwonensis 11-1 contains the following:
- the ccmE gene encoding cytochrome c maturation protein CcmE, which gives rise to MNPQRRRRLLLVLVLVLASGLATALVAMALQRNVAYLYTPAEVLRGEAGERARFRLGGMVEKGSFARPAGSMEASFRVTDGDAQLPVRYTGILPDLFREGQAVVATGRMEGEVFVAENVLAKHDETYMPKEVADKMGVAHQKHEVQVPAPGNEQQ
- a CDS encoding heme ABC transporter permease — encoded protein: MNPVIRWFHLLGSPPYFDRFAARWAPWFWAAALLTLGVGAWLALFHVPADYQQGDSARILYIHVPSAWMSMFVFALMALYAAIALVWRIKLCEILAMACAPIGAGFTVVTLATGSIWGKPMWGTWWDWDPRLTTELILLFLYLGVIGLYHAGDDRRASARAAGLLAIVGVALLPVIRYSVEWWDSLHQGQTIRVFGQSSMDASMMAPLWWMVIGTKFWFAGSLLARARADNLRRESGKDWVRKLAGGEP
- the ccmD gene encoding heme exporter protein CcmD, giving the protein MSYLPYVIGAYAVFVAVFLWDFLAPRLQVRRQLRAARLRARRDRKPSGRPATDVELTR